A region of Stigmatopora nigra isolate UIUO_SnigA chromosome 6, RoL_Snig_1.1, whole genome shotgun sequence DNA encodes the following proteins:
- the cfap52 gene encoding cilia- and flagella-associated protein 52, translating into MEQKEVAELQLEKVSGFNGQVHFGMRLHPDKEHLIYPLGSTVVLVRIKDGKRQFLHGHTSDISCLSMSKSGIYIASGQVNYNDFEAEIIIWDYAKRCVYTEFVIHETKVEALAFSPNDKYLVSLGGQDDGRILLWNLKTKQAVCSAPAMPLSLCHRLTVKYSNTNDCMFVSAGRGTLQIWELDEFNKIKPTDCRMRKLKRTVKCIEFSPDDEFIYCGTTTGDILKISTKTKVLADYGPMKTKHNLGANVLKVLGTGDLLVGSGFGTLTLCSPTTFKASKRVQMNNGVTSIALKDNGRQFFAGTDASEIYCIDMFDFKAELVSTNHHGAVLDVSIAFGSSELFVTGSEEDIRVWHKDKSKQLMRITEPCLSCNSVHLMIDGHSIVTGWNDGKIRIFAPQSGRLMLIIHNAHRNGVSAIKGSTDCKKIVSGGQEGTVCVWELLKHGQRRLAFLTEHKHTVRCVQIKKDDMECVTASMDGTCIIWDIVKFVRIRKVISQNSSFKTVCYHPEEHQIITSGTDRKIVYWDVHDGTRIRELHGTETSAINCMHVSHDGRFFVTGGDDKLVRVWDYMEGVVTHVGKAHGGGITSVEICCNNSTLVSTSSDGAIMRWNFPHPLLE; encoded by the exons ATGGAACAAAAAGAAGTTGCAGAGCTTCAACTGGAAAAAGTATCCGGCTTTAACG GACAAGTGCATTTTGGCATGAGGCTTCATCCGGACAAAGAGCACCTCATCTATCCTCTGGGGTCCACCGTCGTCTTGGTGCGAATCAAAGATGGAAAGAGGCAATTCTTGCACGGTCACACCAGTGACATTTCGTGCCTCTCTATGTCCAAAAGTGGAATATATATTGCCTCAGGACAGGTCAATTACAATGACTTTGAG GCTGAGATCATCATCTGGGATTATGCGAAGAGATGCGTGTACACAGAATTTGTGATCCACGAAACCAAGGTGGAGGCACTGGCATTTTCGCCCAATGACAAGTACCTGGTGTCTCTCGGGGGTCAAGATGATGGCAG AATACTTCTGTGGAACCTTAAGACCAAACAAGCTGTTTGTTCGGCTCCGGCAATGCCTTTGAGTTTATGTCACCGCCTAACTGTCAAGTACTCTAACACAAATGACTGCATGTTTGTCTCTGCTGGCAG AGGAACATTGCAAATCTGGGAGTTGGATGAGTTCAACAAAATTAAACCTACAGACTGTAGGATGCGCAAACTAAAAAGGACAGTGAAATGCATAGAGTTCTCCCCGGATGATGAATTCATTTACTGTGGCACAACCACTGGGGACATCTTAAAAATTAGCACCAAAACAAAGGTGTTGGCTGACTACGGTCCAATGAAGACTAAACACAATCTG GGGGCTAATGTCCTAAAAGTCTTGGGTACGGGTGATTTACTTGTTGGTTCTGGATTTGGCACCTTGACTTTGTGCTCCCCCACCACCTTCAAAGCTAGCAA ACGCGTGCAGATGAACAATGGGGTAACCTCCATCGCTCTAAAAGATAACGGGCGTCAATTCTTCGCTGGCACAGACGCATCAGAGATCTACTGCATTGATATGTTTGACTTTAAAGCAGAGCTTGTCTCCACCAATCACCATGGTGCTGTCTTGGACGTCTCCATCGCTTT TGGATCCTCAGAGTTGTTTGTTACGGGCTCAGAAGAAGATATCAGGGTTTGGCATAAAGACAAATCCAAACAGCTGATGAGGATCACGGAACCCTGTCTTTCTTGTAACTCGGTGCACCTTATGATTGACGGACATAGCATTGTTACAG gatggaatGATGGGAAGATTCGCATATTTGCCCCACAGAGTGGTCGCCTTATGCTAATCATTCACAATGCACATCGTAATGGCGTATCAGCCATCAAAGGATCTACTGACTGCAAGAAGATTGTTAGTGGGGGACAGGAGGGGACG GTGTGTGTTTGGGAATTGCTGAAGCACGGACAACGCCGCCTTGCTTTTCTGACGGAGCACAAACACACTGTTAGGTGTGTCCAGATCAAGAAAGATGACATGGAATGTGTCACTGCAAGCATGGATGGGACCTGCATTATCTGGGACATTGT GAAATTTGTGCGAATCCGGAAGGTGATATCCCAAAACTCGTCATTCAAGACTGTGTGCTACCACCCTGAGGAACACCAGATTATCACCAGTGGCACTGACAGGAAG ATTGTCTACTGGGATGTGCATGATGGGACTAGAATAAGAGAACTGCATGGTACAGAGACGTCGGCCATCAACTGCATGCATGTCTCCCATGACGGCAGATTTTTTGTAACAG GTGGTGATGATAAATTGGTGAGGGTCTGGGATTACATGGAGGGTGTGGTCACCCATGTAGGAAAAGCTCATGGTGGCGGAATCACCAGTGTTGAGATCTGCTGCAACAACAGCACCCTCGTCAGCACCAGTTCAGATGGGGCCATTATGCGCTGGAACTTTCCTCACCCGCTCTTGGAATGA
- the LOC144197795 gene encoding uncharacterized protein LOC144197795 isoform X1 — translation MINNSSIIQGPAMEDDSSSVTDHSSDVSGEAFDIEYIVEPDSGDDLTTCGLEDQEKPNEKTDEKPGRKKPDKKPKAKQQKNHPCDLCNKVFDRLSKLKRHQSVHTRPRALKTLYHCQHCDKTFKQEEKLLRHQDTHSRTREHQCADCDKVFNKPSRLARHRRIHEKKPKEPHQCSFCAKTFDKLYRRIRHERMHTGERPFTCTFCGKGFSEMGHCKAHEKTHQDNPEKPHRCPDCSMSFFKASELGRHQRSHTGEKPFQCSVCDSSFARSESLKRHMRSHTGERPYTCITCSKGFYSRQDLNIHVLIHSGEKPHLCPVCGKGFSQLGNMKEHEKNVHVRPEKYVCNECGATFTRFKSLNLHQRVHTGERPYLCLPCGRSFSWSHCLSRHRRTHSHKQMLRDATKDIQDFQVLTEDQCS, via the exons ATGATCAATAATTCTAGCATTATTCAG GGCCCAGCTATGGAGGATGACAGTTCATCTGTGACGGATCACTCCTCAGATGTAA GTGGAGAAGCGTTCGATATTGAGTACATTGTAGAACCTGATTCCGGCGATGACTTGACTACTTGTGGCTTGGAGGATCAGGAAAAGCCCAACGAAAAGACTGATGAAAAGCCTGGGAGAAAAAAGCCTGACAAAAAGCCCAAAGCAAAGCAACAAAAGAACCATCCTTGCGACCTTTGCAACAAAGTATTCGACCGCCTTTCCAAGCTTAAGCGGCATCAATCTGTACACACGAGGCCAAGGGCCTTAAAGACTCTCTATCACTGTCAGCATTGCGACAAGACTTTTAAACAAGAAGAGAAGCTTTTACGACACCAGGACACCCATAGCCGAACAAGAGAACACCAATGCGCCGATTGCGATAAAGTGTTTAACAAGCCTTCCAGACTAGCGCGCCATCGACGCATTCATGAGAAGAAACCAAAGGAACCCCACCAGTGTTCCTTCTGTGCCAAAACGTTTGATAAACTCTACCGACGCATCCGTCATGAACGAATGCACACGGGTGAAAGGCCTTTCACCTGTACTTTCTGTGGGAAGGGATTCTCCGAAATGGGCCACTGCAAAGCTCACGAAAAGACGCATCAGGATAACCCTGAAAAGCCCCATCGCTGCCCGGACTGCAGCATGTCCTTCTTCAAGGCCTCGGAACTGGGTCGGCACCAGCGCTCGCACACCGGAGAAAAGCCATTTCAGTGCAGCGTATGTGACAGCTCATTCGCCCGGTCCGAGAGTCTCAAAAGGCACATGAGGAGCCACACCGGTGAACGGCCCTACACCTGTATCACTTGCAGCAAGGGATTTTACTCTCGCCAGGATTTGAACATTCACGTGCTCATCCACTCGGGAGAAAAGCCCCACCTTTGCCCCGTGTGCGGAAAAGGCTTCTCGCAACTAGGCAACATGAAGGAGCACGAGAAGAATGTCCACGTCAGGCCCGAAAAGTACGTTTGCAACGAATGCGGCGCCACCTTCACCCGGTTCAAGTCGCTCAACCTGCACCAGCGGGTGCACACTGGGGAGAGGCCGTATTTGTGTTTGCCGTGTGGTCGAAGCTTTTCCTGGAGTCACTGTTTGAGCAGACACCGCAGAACTCACTCTCACAAGCAGATGTTGAGGGATGCCACCAAAGACATACAAGATTTTCAAGTACTCACTGAGGATCAGTGCAGTTGA
- the LOC144197793 gene encoding TBC1 domain family member 24-like has product MTGGRQRSHSYYNPEDSKTYGIQTQAKEICQRPRSRSFYSYETAEHDSDHDLDHLSTPNLLRHKATTPKNPVNKNEKATSKSNKHSVSRDPNGSKGSLKCVSMMTISESDNWEICSSSGMKYGQFVDWEKIDPEAAERYQQIVACEHQELKAIGRQGFWATPHTLRAKAYYHIIHTLHSRCVSPEREVYYELSRKLFGEQKLSNHTVPEYMEAGEIPRYCLSKAGLNSVKKILLCLGRYFPDMNFCPILPALVSLILHFSQDEAECFYSVARLICYNDPNKRYIDQTFLTYRASCMTFGDLANRCCRGIRKLIASSHQNLFEFYSDWIMWIFADLPFTFAIRVLDVYLLEGYKVLYRVALALLSLYKVSVSSRVADVEDFRTDMKSFVQNVARHCTAENLLERAFLVPIATRRELNLLFKANKVSLMQKGVSIHQKRQSVDTVDFNNLSSSVVTGTEMRVVWAWIPERFALFSPIKLFSSIEHEGTLASFYCHVEGHEPAVLIIKTVDEEVFGAFISSDMTERHKYDTDKSTFFGTCECFVFTLRPSMERYQRAMVNIMTRKVSTQNTFCTTLTCPAGTPQNPSYLTIPFTAPAQDTFPTKESKRSRQQDASKFIAGTDEQLIIGGNGGHAICFQQNLETGYTEYCETFKNPPLCKGHFKIQSLEVWGIQNSICFSQCQQNN; this is encoded by the exons ATGACGGGAGGCAGACAGAGGTCTCACTCATATTACAACCCTGAGGACAGCAAGACCTATGGAATACAGACACAAGCTAAGGAGATCTGTCAAAGGCCTCGTTCAAG ATCGTTTTACAGTTATGAAACAGCAGAACATGACTCTGACCATGATCTGGACCACTTATCCACGCCCAATCTACTGAGGCATAAAGCCACCACTCCCAAGAATCCagtgaacaaaaatgaaaaggccACATCAAAATCAAACAAGCATTCCGTCTCAAGAGACCCTAATG GGAGCAAAGGAAGTCTCAAGTGTGTCTCCATGATGACGATCTCTGAATCAGACAACTGGGAGATCTGCTCCAGCTCTGGCATGAAGTATGGTCAGTTTGTGGACTGGGAGAAAATTGATCCGGAAGCTGCAGAACGGTACCAGCAAATAGTGGCATGTGAGCACCAGGAGCTGAAAGCCATTGGACGACAAGGATTCTGGGCTACCCCTCATACACTCAGGGCGAAGGCTTACTACCATATCATTCATACCTTACATTCAAG GTGTGTCAGTCCGGAGCGAGAAGTCTATTATGAACTAAGCAGGAAGCTGTTTGGAGAACAAAAGCTGAGCAACCATACAGTACCAGAGTATATGGAGGCAGGAGAGATACCAAG GTACTGCCTCAGTAAGGCTGGTCTGAATTCTGTCAAAAAGATTCTTCTCTGTCTTGGAAGGTACTTTCCAGACATGAACTTTTGCCCCATCCTTCCTGCATTGGTATCACTCATCTTGCACTTCAGCCAGGATGAAGCAGAGTGTTTCTACAGCGTGGCCAGACTAATTTGCTATAACGACCCAAATAAGCGATACATTGACCAGACCTTTCTCACATACCGAGCCTCATGCATGACCTTCGGAGACCTTGCCAACAGGTGTTGCCGGGGTATCCGGAAGTTGATAGCCAGCTCACACCAGAACCTATTTGAATTTTACTCTGACTGGATCATGTGGATCTTTGCTGATCTTCCCTTCACATTTGCCATTAGGGTGCTAGATGTCTACCTCCTGGAGGGTTACAAGGTTCTTTACAG GGTCGCTTTGGCTTTGCTGAGCCTCTACAAAGTGTCCGTTTCGTCCAGAGTTGCAGACGTGGAGGATTTCCGAACTGACATGAAAAGTTTCGTCCAGAATGTGGCTCGCCACTGCACGGCTGAGAATCTCCTCGAAAGAGCGTTCCTGGTTCCCATTGCAACAAGGAGAGAACTCAATCTCCTGTTCAAGGCCAACAAGGTCTCTCTCATGCAAAAAGGGGTCAGCATCCACCAGAAGAG GCAATCAGTGGATACAGTGGACTTCAACAATCTAAGCTCCAGTGTAGTGACCGGGACAGAGATGAGAGTCGTGTGGGCCTGGATACCAGAACGTTTTGCCCTTTTCAGTCCAATTAAGTTGTTCAGTTCAATAGAACATGAGGGAACTCTCGCTTC gttcTATTGTCATGTAGAGGGCCACGAACCCGCAGTGTTGATCATCAAAACAGTGGATGAAGAG GTCTTTGGTGCCTTCATTTCATCAGATATGACAGAGAGGCACAAGTACGACACTGATAAATCCACATTTTTTGGAACTTGcgaatgttttgttttcacg CTTCGTCCCAGCATGGAGCGTTACCAGCGAGCCATGGTCAACATCATGACCAGGAAAGTCTCCACTCAGAACACCTTCTGCACTACTTTGACATGTCCAGCTGGGACGCCGCAAAATCCCAGCTACTTGACCATCCCTTTCACTGCTCCCGCACAAGACACCTTTCCTACAAAAGAGTCAAAGAGATCCAGGCAACAAGACGCTTCCAAGTTCATAGCTGGCACTGATGAACAGCTCATTATTG gTGGAAATGGAGGCCATGCTATCTGTTTTCAGCAGAACCTTGAAACAGGTTACACAGAGTATTGTGAAACATTTAAGAACCCACCACTCTGCAAAGGACATTTCAAGATCCAGTCTCTAGAAGTCTGGGGAATCCAAAACTCAATTTGCTTTTCTCAATGTCAGCAAAATAACTAG
- the LOC144197795 gene encoding uncharacterized protein LOC144197795 isoform X2, translating into MEDDSSSVTDHSSDVSGEAFDIEYIVEPDSGDDLTTCGLEDQEKPNEKTDEKPGRKKPDKKPKAKQQKNHPCDLCNKVFDRLSKLKRHQSVHTRPRALKTLYHCQHCDKTFKQEEKLLRHQDTHSRTREHQCADCDKVFNKPSRLARHRRIHEKKPKEPHQCSFCAKTFDKLYRRIRHERMHTGERPFTCTFCGKGFSEMGHCKAHEKTHQDNPEKPHRCPDCSMSFFKASELGRHQRSHTGEKPFQCSVCDSSFARSESLKRHMRSHTGERPYTCITCSKGFYSRQDLNIHVLIHSGEKPHLCPVCGKGFSQLGNMKEHEKNVHVRPEKYVCNECGATFTRFKSLNLHQRVHTGERPYLCLPCGRSFSWSHCLSRHRRTHSHKQMLRDATKDIQDFQVLTEDQCS; encoded by the exons ATGGAGGATGACAGTTCATCTGTGACGGATCACTCCTCAGATGTAA GTGGAGAAGCGTTCGATATTGAGTACATTGTAGAACCTGATTCCGGCGATGACTTGACTACTTGTGGCTTGGAGGATCAGGAAAAGCCCAACGAAAAGACTGATGAAAAGCCTGGGAGAAAAAAGCCTGACAAAAAGCCCAAAGCAAAGCAACAAAAGAACCATCCTTGCGACCTTTGCAACAAAGTATTCGACCGCCTTTCCAAGCTTAAGCGGCATCAATCTGTACACACGAGGCCAAGGGCCTTAAAGACTCTCTATCACTGTCAGCATTGCGACAAGACTTTTAAACAAGAAGAGAAGCTTTTACGACACCAGGACACCCATAGCCGAACAAGAGAACACCAATGCGCCGATTGCGATAAAGTGTTTAACAAGCCTTCCAGACTAGCGCGCCATCGACGCATTCATGAGAAGAAACCAAAGGAACCCCACCAGTGTTCCTTCTGTGCCAAAACGTTTGATAAACTCTACCGACGCATCCGTCATGAACGAATGCACACGGGTGAAAGGCCTTTCACCTGTACTTTCTGTGGGAAGGGATTCTCCGAAATGGGCCACTGCAAAGCTCACGAAAAGACGCATCAGGATAACCCTGAAAAGCCCCATCGCTGCCCGGACTGCAGCATGTCCTTCTTCAAGGCCTCGGAACTGGGTCGGCACCAGCGCTCGCACACCGGAGAAAAGCCATTTCAGTGCAGCGTATGTGACAGCTCATTCGCCCGGTCCGAGAGTCTCAAAAGGCACATGAGGAGCCACACCGGTGAACGGCCCTACACCTGTATCACTTGCAGCAAGGGATTTTACTCTCGCCAGGATTTGAACATTCACGTGCTCATCCACTCGGGAGAAAAGCCCCACCTTTGCCCCGTGTGCGGAAAAGGCTTCTCGCAACTAGGCAACATGAAGGAGCACGAGAAGAATGTCCACGTCAGGCCCGAAAAGTACGTTTGCAACGAATGCGGCGCCACCTTCACCCGGTTCAAGTCGCTCAACCTGCACCAGCGGGTGCACACTGGGGAGAGGCCGTATTTGTGTTTGCCGTGTGGTCGAAGCTTTTCCTGGAGTCACTGTTTGAGCAGACACCGCAGAACTCACTCTCACAAGCAGATGTTGAGGGATGCCACCAAAGACATACAAGATTTTCAAGTACTCACTGAGGATCAGTGCAGTTGA